Sequence from the Sphingobacteriaceae bacterium GW460-11-11-14-LB5 genome:
TCATTCTTAAAAATGGCGAATGGAAAAATCAACAACTGGTATTTAAAGGTAATGGTACACGCTCAAAGCCCATCACTTTTGTAGCAGAGACGGGCGGAAACGTGGTCTTTACAGGGACAGCTTCACTAAGAATTGAGGGAACCTGGTTAATTGCAGATGGAATGTCGTTTAAGGATGGTTTTACAAAAGGTGAAGATGTGATCACATTTTCCGAAAAATCTGCTAATTGCCGTTTAACAAATTCGTCGGTTATAGGTTATAATCCGCCTGATCAGGCTACGGAATATACATTTACCTCACTCTATGGCGATCACAACAGGGTAGATCATTGTTATTTTGAAGGTAAAACCAATCAGGCGCCCACCTTAGTCGTATGGCTTTCAGACCAGCCTAACTACCATCAGATAGACCATAATTATTTTGGTCCACGACCAGATATCGGCGGAAATGGGGGCGAAACCATCCGGATTGGCACAAGCACCTGGTCTATGTATGATTCATTCACAAAAGTTGATGCGAACATTTTCGCGCACTGCAATGGTGAGACTGAGATTGTTTCTGTTAAATCATGCAGGAATACCATATCTAATAATTTATTTTTCGAAAGCGTGGGTACTTTGACCTTGCGCCATGGCAATTACAATGAAGTGTCCGGGAATATTTTCATCGGAAACAAAATTGAAAATACTGGTGGTATCCGCGTAATCGGCGAACATCACAAAGTATACAATAATTATCTGCAAGGTTTAACCGGTACCGGTTTGCGAGCTGCAATATCGGTAATGGATGGACTGCCGAATCCGATTTTGGTAAGCCATTGGCAGGTGAAATATGCAGATATTACGTCCAATACAATTGTAGACTGCAAAGAGGCTTTTTCACTTGGTGCAGGCAAAAATGCTGACCGGATATTGCCTCCACAGAAAGTGGTGGTTACCAATAATCTGGTAAAAGCAGATACTCATCCGGTAAGCTGGGTTGATAAAAATGCTGATGTGATTTTTAACGGAAATGTGTTGGTTGCCACTTCAACTCCACTAAATCTTGATAAAGGTTTTAGTGTTAGCGATGCAAAATTCGAAAAACAGGAAGGTGTCTGGAACATAAAACAGCAAAAAGCCGGAGCAAGGGTAAATCATGACCAGCTTTCAATACTAAAGGCAAAAAATATTGGCCCTAATTGGTTTAAACCAATACAAACAATGGTAGTTAAATAAACTAAATAATAATCAATTTTGGTGATCGTATGCTTAAAAAACAAAGGGTTATAATTTCAATTTCTTAATAAAATAATATGATGAAGAAACTTAGTTGTCTGCTTTTGATATTTACTTTTTCAGTTGCTATTGTAAAATCTCAACAGCAGGTATCGCAAAACGACAAAATGGAATGGTGGCGGGAAGCCCGTTTTGGTATGTTCATCCATTTTGGGGTATATGCCCAGCTGGCAGGCGAATATAACGGACACCAACAGGCCAGAGGTGGTGCAGAATGGATTATGAACAGGATGAAAGTACCGGTAGCAGAATATAAAGCAATAGCAGAAAAATTTAATCCTGTAAAATTCGATGCCGATTTATGGGTTAAAATGGCCAAAGATGCTGGAATGAAGTATCTGATCATTACGGCCAAACACCACGATGGCTTTGCGCTGTTTGATTCGAAAGCAAGCGATTGGGACATTGTTGATGCCACACCCTACAAAAAGGATTTGTTAAAACCTCTTGCCGCTGCCTGTAAAAAATATGGCATCAGATTAGGTTTTTATTACTCTCAGGCACAAGACTGGGGTAATGCTGGCGGTTCGGTAGCCAGAAAGTTAATGGCCGAAGGCTGGCCGAATCCCGATAGCACTAAAATTAACCGTTATACCCAGGAACATAAAGGACACTGGGATCCGGCGCAGGAAACATCGTCTTTTGCGCAATATATCGATCGGGTTGCTGTGCCTCAGGTAAAAGAGCTGATGACCAATTATGGTGATATTGCGGTATTGTGGTGGGATACCCCAACCAACATGACAGATGAGGCTGCCTTAAAGTTACAGGAGCAGTTAAAATTACAGCCCAACATCATTACAAACGATAGGTTAAAACGACCAAACTTCCCGGGAGATACCAAAACACCTGAACAGAAAATCCCAAATTTAAGCGAGCTGGACGGTAAAGACTGGGAAACCTGTATGACCATGAACGGTACATGGGGATTCAGGAATTCGGATACCAACTGGAAATCATCGGCTACTTTGATTCGTAATTTGGTAGATATTGCTTCAAAAGGCGGGAACTATCTATTAAATGTCGGGCCAAAACCAGATGGGTCTTTCCCAGAGGCAAGTGTAGAACGGTTAAAAGACCTGGGCGCCTGGATGAAGATATACAGTGAGGCAATATATGCTACACAAGCCAGTCCTATCCAGTCGCAAACCTGGGGTAGGGTAACCAGAAAGGATCTGGCTAACGGAAATACCACCTTGTATTTTTCTGTTTTCGAGTGGCCGGCAAACGGAGAACTGATGGTGAAAGGTATATCACGCGAGTTGATATCAGCCCGGTTACTGAACAATGGAGGTAAAGTAACCTGGAAAAAAGAAGCAGATCAGGTAACGCTAAAATTACCACCCGGTGCACCCAATCAGGTAGCCAGTGTGATCAAAGTAGAAGTAAAAGGCAAAATGCAGACCTGGCTTGAAGGATCTGGCAAGGAGAAAATGAAAACAGGAGCCATAGATTAGGCAGGCTTTATAAGTCGTTTAGATTGGTTTACTAATCAAATTGAACATGCATATGAAAAAAAATATTATCGTAATCCTGGGATTATTATTTGCTTTTCCCACCATCAGTTTACCGCAGTCAGCAGATTTAAAAAAATGGCCTAAAGGTGTTTCACCAGAAGAAGTAGGTAGTAGAGTTGCGGTCAGGTTTGTAGCTACTCCGCATACCAATTTTAATAAACCAACCCCACCCAGGGTAATTACTTA
This genomic interval carries:
- a CDS encoding alpha-L-fucosidase translates to MKKLSCLLLIFTFSVAIVKSQQQVSQNDKMEWWREARFGMFIHFGVYAQLAGEYNGHQQARGGAEWIMNRMKVPVAEYKAIAEKFNPVKFDADLWVKMAKDAGMKYLIITAKHHDGFALFDSKASDWDIVDATPYKKDLLKPLAAACKKYGIRLGFYYSQAQDWGNAGGSVARKLMAEGWPNPDSTKINRYTQEHKGHWDPAQETSSFAQYIDRVAVPQVKELMTNYGDIAVLWWDTPTNMTDEAALKLQEQLKLQPNIITNDRLKRPNFPGDTKTPEQKIPNLSELDGKDWETCMTMNGTWGFRNSDTNWKSSATLIRNLVDIASKGGNYLLNVGPKPDGSFPEASVERLKDLGAWMKIYSEAIYATQASPIQSQTWGRVTRKDLANGNTTLYFSVFEWPANGELMVKGISRELISARLLNNGGKVTWKKEADQVTLKLPPGAPNQVASVIKVEVKGKMQTWLEGSGKEKMKTGAID